tataaaaaaaacaataaatattgccaCTTCAGAAAACCCAACGCATCGCTAATGTGCGTGACACTGTATCATCACTGGTCCGTATGACGAAAATAGTATTCATTGATTTCTCAGTGATCTGAACTGTTTCGTATCATCATCCAAAGTAAGTGGAAATACTTTTAatcctttgaaaatattttttgaactcTATACAAGTTTCCACTTGCATttctttctcatattttttttcatctgATATCACTCGGATCGTTGATTATATAGTTACGTTTCAGGCTGACATAACAATAGACATATGTTATTGCAATATGTGCAGCAAGGACACTCACCGCTGGAGTATCaaaattgttatcaaaattCTAATATCTTCAGTTTCAAGTCACGCTCATCATGAACATTATATGAACTGTGACAAAGCCTTAAACAAAAGAAGAGGACAATTGAAATCGTGAATTTCTCTAAATCAGTGCGTTAGTAGGCTATTATGATCTTTAAATATTTGGGGTTTTTTCGATAGCTTGTAGCTTCCATGAGTAACACGTGACAGAGttatacaaaatttatgcaATATGTGAAGCATGGACGCACTTTTGAATATCACAATCTAATCAGTTAATTAATAAGCTATGTTTCGTTCTGTTTTAATTTGCCCGTTGCCATAGCAGCGGTCATCAGCTATATTGGAGACACTTTAATTTAAAAGGACGTGTTATTTCTGGTATAAATTGTACTGCGTAGAGTCGCATCTCTTGGTATCGAACGACGCATTCTTTGCAACGGAACGAGTAGCCCTGTCAGTTCAGAACCGcctgaaatttatcataattttagTGTGGCCTTCAGAGCGGTTGCGTCGAATCTATAAGCGATGCTTTTCTTGTTGAAAGGACTGAAAACATATGTCATTGACTACCTGTTCGTCATTTTGCTATTTCTGCTGGTTGGCGGGATGGCGGACCTCGCGAAAACGTTTTATACCATGATGGAGTTAGCTTTTTTCGATAGAGAATGGGCGAAAAAAATGATCAAGTACGACAACGGATGTTTCATGGATAACATCAGTCTTGGTGAGGTGACTTCAATTGAGACTCCGGACGAAAAACCTGAAGTCACAAATCTGTAAGTATCTGTATCCAACGATAGATTGGTGTCCATGTACGGGCTCCGTACGCTAAAATTTTTGAGGTTTTCATTTGCGTTTGTAAAATAGCCTCAAGTCCCTTGCTTTATTGATTTCCCTAAATCGTGTCATAATGCCCGTTATTTAACCTTACAACATGGCCACGCCTGTAtatctgtcagtgtgtgtgtgtatgtgagtgtgcgtgagagagagagagagagagagagagagagagagagagagagagagagagagagagagagagagagagagagagagagagagagagtagtctccaatgttgttgttgtgtgtcTGCGGATGCTGGTGCTTACAAATGAATATGATAGTGATAATTTGATAgcaataacattaattacataaCGTACGCAGTGCATTTTGTTGACAAGACTGATACTTTGACTGTCAATAGCCACAAGGgaaaagaattagaaaaactgTAATGTTTCATTGAACAAACATCAAGTTCAAGATCAGAGATACCACATCCTGAAACAAAATGGCATCATTTCCACATGTCTGTAGTATCAAGCCGTCTCATCACTGCATAAAACGATTTAGCTGTGTATGTTGCGATCACAATTTGCCATCCGATCCATCACAATAGATCTTCACATTAAAGCGCTCGAATTAGCACAGCGATTGGAGGGAAAGagcatgtatttcatgatttttggtcaaggaaaaaaagtacatttcttaACCGTCTTCCTCAAGTTTATCGGAAATAACGTCTTGTGCATGATATGCGATTTCATTGTTGACGACCGATgaatgtcattgttgacaaatgaattgcaGTCTAGATGATTATTGTTTGTACATTCAAACACTCTGCCTTTCTGTCACAAATGTATGTCATCGTGGTTCTGGAAAAGGATGTTTCATTCAATCGGTAGAATTCACATAATGCCATTATTAATCTTAGAAAATTGCAAGATATATTAACATCCATAAATAACAAAGAGAAAAGTCATCGGCCTTTAAAAGCCAAGCAACAATTGCTATCTGAATTACGCTCTTATCACTAGAATCGCAGTGGTAAATTTCATTCCAATATTGCCTCGGATCACAAATACTAATTTGAAGTGTTTGAGAACAACGAAAGAGCGTCCTTATTAATTATTTTCGGTTCTAATGCTTGTGTCTACAGTGGATGTGTAGTGGTTTCCGACATCTCATATTTGCTGATTCGCTTATTACCCGCGGTGAGTGAGCTCTATTTTTGTTTCACGTTTTGAGCGAAACACCGACAGTGATCGATTTCATATCATTCTACGGTATTTGTATGTCATTTTGATTAACACATCTGAAATAGAACTACAACACTTGTATTATGTACATAGTGGACTGTGTACGATAAAGGCCAACGCAGAAGAGGACCTTCGGCATGTAATGATAGTTCAtaatttaacacgattggaactaatttgggataattggatctttatatttttcaaatttttcaaaagtgttagatgccgtatagctgaatgttgcaatattgcaaattactcataaaaacaagtgtataacgtacgtaaaaagaaaagcagatgagattacatttgtagaagaaatcgacattacttcactatccaattatccaaaattagttccaatcgtgttatttagACATTGACCTAAATTTCGTCTTTTACATGTGTAGTTCATAATAAGGGGACACTACATGCGCAGACATTCGGAATCTTCAAACTCCATTGGAACTGACTCGCTAAAGAAACATAATTCTGGGTCGACGTCTGAATATAATACTGCGTATTATTAATCTGCGTATAAATTTCGTTAACATGGACAGATGGAATAAAAATGCAATCTACATTAAGTAAGCTTCTATGTACTCGTTTAAATCATGAACGTTCATAAATTTCATGGAATTGCTCGCGGGCGAACGAGTATTTGAGATCATATGACTCGATGGCGAAGTTTGTATACAGTACTGAacaatttgacacaacaaaGGACTTTTCTTTCCTTCGAACACATTTACGATGGGTCTCTTCATATTCGATTTTTGTAATTAAGTCagacttttttgtttcaatcTAAAGAttatcaccatggcaacattttCCTTCTTGAGGAAGAGAAAGAGGCTGGCTCAGCAATGTTGTCACGGCAGACCAGCAATTCCCGAGTGAGTATCCATAATTAACAACCCACCGAGTATTTATACGAAACAATATCGATCGCCAGTTGTCTTATTTGAAGCAATTAATTTCACTCACACGTTCATACTCAGTATTTTCTTGTTCTTATTTATCATATATATTCGATGTAACAAAAAAAACGATATCCAATACATTTGGGTTTTTTCACGTCCCCTAAAAATTCATCGAATGAAACAAACATCATTAAATGTGATACAAGAGATAACCACTCTTTAAAATGCGTTGATGATTTGTTGTTCTTCTTTGCTATATAGTATTCATAAATTGGTAAACTCTCTCAGTCGAAGACAGAACATCTCTGAATGCTGGCTTTATGCCACGTAATTTATAAAGTAAATATGTCTTCTTACCAAGAAGCAAATAAAATTAACTAAATACTGATTGTCCTGGATTGTGGTTGCTATAACGCAAACTTAGAATCTCGTGGTGAAGCAAACTCATTTCTTCTCGTTTTGATGTGTACTTATAATATCTTCGTTTTCTGTAGTTCTGTCAATATGTTGGACGAACAACGAGATCGCATTGGTTTCCTGTTTGCTTTCGGTGTCACCGCTTTCGATGTCCTAAATATATTCAGGGGACAGAAATATGCGGACTTCGGTAAAACCGACCCGTGGGTGTCAGGTGAGAAACATGCTATCTGATGGCCTGCTGTAACATCTGCACAAGATAAGATAAGAGACCTATTTAGGTACTTCATCGAGTGAACGACAACGGAGGATGCGCAAAGAATGCAATTATAGTAAAAGATCCAATCCAGTTAAAAGaatgacagcaatagaataaagTGTATCATTTACAACAATCTACAGATCTCTCTCTGTGTCACTAtctctgactgtctgtctgtctgtctgtctgtctgtttgtctaacACACATATACACCTCCCTCCCCCACTCTCTTTCCCTTCCTCCCCCTCTctgtctctcctctctctctctctctctctctctctctctctctctctctctctctctctctctctctctctctctctctctctctctctctctctctcctccgcCATAGATGCGTATATAATATCCAGATAGCATGTGTATACACATATTATTATATATGATTTTGAAGGCGTAATGCAATTCCAACTGCTTCGACATAGGTAacaatgtcaatatttgtagtGATAGTTTTCGCACCTTTCCAAAACAACACGTTTTTATTTCTGGACTTTCAGTTTGGGTTACGGCTTTGAATGTCATCATTATTGTCACGATGTACCTGCCGATGTTCACGTCCATCAGCTATGCCAATGAACTGGTGGGCTCTATTTCGGCTTTGACTTACTGCACTATTGTGATGGCGCTGTCGTCATTTGTAGTTTGCGATGGGAGACCAAAATGGTGGGAGGCCTCTGTGAGTTTCCGCATTTCTTGTCTTTATCATCAGTCAATAGATTGTATCCAAGTAAATTTGGAACATTAATAGATCCATTATTTTCTGGTAAACTTGTCGAATGTgccttgtatgtatgtatgtatgtatgtatgtatgtatgtatgtatgtatgtatgtatgtatgtatgtatgtatgtatgtatgtatgtatgtatgtatgtatgtatgtatgtatgtatgtatgtatgtatgtatgtatgtatgtatgtgtgtatgtgtgtatgtgtgtatgtatgtatgtatgtatgtatgtatgtatgtatgtatgtatgtatgtatgtatgtatgtatgtatgtatgtatgtatgcatgcatgtatgcatgcttgcatgtatgtatgtatgtatgtatgtatgtatgtatgtatgtatgtatgtatgtatgtatgtatgtatgtatgtatgtatgtatgtatgtatgtatgtatgtatgtatgtatgtatgtatgtatgtatgtatgtatgtatgtatgtatgtatgtatgtatgtatgtatgtatgtatgtatgtatgtatgtgcagccAAATTGTTCATGCTGAAGAATTAAACAGTCTTCTCTTTCTTTCCTCTGCTTGCAGGGATCTAAAAGTGATGTGTTGGTTTTCGTATTTTCGGTTTGCTACTTAATCCGCCATATCGTCGTAATCGTTCAACACATCTGTGGAAGACGTAAAAGGGTAAGAAACTATGAAGGAAACACGAAATGAAAGACAAATCCCGCCCCCTCTAAAACAGCTAGGAATATCTCCTAGGATATCAAAGACTACTTCCTTTGATTTATTACCACCGTTCCTCTGGTTGAAGGCACTGTTAAAATAACAGGCAGGATTGAAGTTCGACCATATGCATTTGTAAGAGTCATGTTCACCCGGGCCAACAAAAGATAAGTGCGTCACCAAAACTGTCTAGTTTTACATCGTTCCATGAGTAAAAAAACAAAGCTTAGATGAACTGACCTATGGACGCCACAAGTATCTATGGGGCGCTTAGGTGCAAAACGGAACTTAAGAAAACAGGCGACTGTGCATATAGACGTCACGTGTGTACGTATGCCTGAGAAGAatgaagccaggaaaccaaatggATATAAGGACTATGCCATGTCATCTTCTGCGTTCGATTTTGCTGTGAATTTTAgtaagttcatctatcatgcaaccgtcgatcgttccctatcattctcaaaattcatacctgatacttaatCTGCTTAAAAAACGATCGTTTCGTGTGATTGTCGGCCGAGTTCGACAgacacatcgccaaaacataagtgTAAGCAACATTCCCGTCACCTCTTGGCATAGGGGGCtgcctacatgtccgtcccTAGGGGTGGGTAGGCGTTTTgctgtattgctaataaaggtttattctaccGACCTTTGGTGTTTTGATCTTAACTTAGTACTGCTCTTCAAACGTTTTATCACCATACTGCATCTATTATCCGAACAGTTTGATCGCCtaaagcaagggtaaattactaatctgttgACGCTGTCACTAGATTATccccggattaactttgacaaagtcaacaatgaaCGCGCCAGCAAGGTATATATATCttctgttataccttgctggtgcgttcgttgttgactttgtcaaagttattccggtgataatctggtaacggcgtccacagattagtaatttacccttgcttgctttggtgcattaggcaatcaaacgcatcagataacGACGCAAcaaagtgacaaaacttcgcgtaagattgtcaaaggacaaataaaTGACACagcgaaggagaaaaagaaattgttacataaccagtgctaacataagaccaagacaccaaaggttgacagtattctttattggcaatacatatcatagtcaaacgtattaaaataaaataaaccatagcaagaagaacccTGTGTTGAGCCCAAGACACCCCTACGCCCGCCCCtccccctggggacggacattttgTGCAGCCCCCCTATGCTCTTGGGCAACTCTATTGACTTTGGTGCCGCCTACCCATGTTTGGTAattggaatgttgctcacgcttatgttttggcgatgtgcctcccgaactcggccgaaaatcacacgaaatgaGCATTTTTAAGCAGAtttaagtatcaggtatgaatttttaaatgaaagggaacgatcgacggttacgcGATGAATGaacttgttaattttcacaataaaatcGAACGATGGCATGGCATAGTTCCTATAGCCATTTGGTTTCCCTCCTATATTCTTCTCAAGTGTATGAACACACGTGGATGGTGCACGTAGGCGTGGAGCGGAATTTTAGAAAACTGGCGACTGTGGTGTTAACTTAGCGATTCAGTTGCATGTTTCGGGCTTACGAAACCCGGAACTTTCGTGTAATTTTCACATAATTAATCTTCTTTTCGTCACAACTACTCTAAGCTAAAACCAACCTGCCTGGAATTGGTTGATTTCCGTTGGTGTAATTATTACGAAGTTGAGAGAAATGTTTGTGTCCATGCATTGGGTAATAGTTGTACGTATCGCTGGTGCTGGCTCAAACTCAAAATATTCAGACTTCAAATTTGTTTGGTGAATATCAAGTGGGTCAGTCCAACCACAGTAGATGATGGATAcatgaggtgtgaaaaatagttgacaagaccCATCTGCTTCTATAGAATAGATGTTTATTCTTCAAATCATTCTTCAAATTTGCTTGTTACAATGCCGTGACAATTGACCAACTTATTCGTCTACAATTAGCGGAAAACGTAGAGATGATAAGAAGAATATTTCACATCGCTAATACCACGCGTAGAGGAGGAGCCTGGCGTTCCCAACGCCATCCAATGTCTGGTGATCACGTGACAAACGCTTCACGCTTTCTGATCACACGTAATGACGTGTACCTATCTATTGCAATGGGTCGCTGGTGTCGCAGCATGTAATTGGGATTTTCACTTAGAcggtaaatatatataaaacatcAAGAAAAGAACGATCCATTTAATTTCCATGAAACCCTCTAGTGCTATGTCAACTCATAATTCATAGATATTGTCAACAAAGAACAAACAACTTAttaataattcataattaattgGCAAAGTAATTTATTAACATGTTGACTTGGTCGTTTTCGCTTATTCGTAAGGAAGGTGATCCACAGGGATTCAGTATGTACGTCGATGTAATGTGCATATTACAAAGTGCCATGGAATTGTTTTCTTTTACAGAAGAACTGGAACTCTAGCATTTTTGATGAGTTACATCACGTAGTTTATGTCAGAGCTTTGTTTCGTAAGAAGAAGGAAGATGCCATCGGTGACTCCAGGTGGTGTATAATCAATTGTGCAATCTCAAAACAAATATGAGTTACAGGTTTGATGGGGGCTTACAGTCATACATCTTTACATGTTCGTACAGCTCAAATAGCTGTCATTTTTTTTGTACATTACACGATCAGTTTTTCTTTCGAAAAATGCAGTTTCTTATTCAACTCTAAAAAATGATGACGAAATGCCCAGTGTTCGAACTGCACGTATGCAACGTCCGACGTTATTGTTCAAAACTGAATGTTATTGCGGTTCAgaattaattttgtcaaaaataacattgcaTTCATGACACAATGGGTAGTGTTGAAGAAGCTTTCTTAATGGCCTTGCCAACACAGTCCATTGTTGGCGATGTCGTTATAAATATCAATCATACTTTTTGCAGACGAATAAAGGCTCACACTTGCTCTaaagaacaaaacaaatgaaaaaatatcaatagcCACAGCTTACATCATTTAACCTTGTCTAAAAATTTACGCTGCTATCCCATGATGAATATTGGTCCGAGGGGAGAAAATTGGGAAACTCTCGTGATGAATAATGGTTGTGTCCATTTCGGTCGAATTTGCTGGAAGATATGTTCATTTCACGCGGGGTTTTACACATTTGCTGATTATCGTTCGTAAATTGCTTCAGTTTGTCGACAGaatattgcatacctctttcttGTAAACTGTGCCGCTCTTTGTTCTGATCGTATGTATATGGCCCGCGGGTTAGATATTTTATAGTACTTTAAAAAAATCTCCTCTTGATATTTGTTCAGGGTAAGCAAAGTTGCTGCTGTCGAAAATGTAATCTCAGAAATGCTTGTCATTTCACAGCAATTACCATCGATGTATTTTGACTTGTAAACACTGAACAAAACATTCTCAGACGTTTTGCCTTGAAACAATTCCTATCGGATATCCGTAATTTTAAGAAAAAGTAGAAATTCCTGGTTTACTTATACACCATCAAGAATAAATGTAAAGATAGTATGTGACTGGGTACTTTTGTCATAACGTACCGATTACTTCCTCAACCTATCTTTGTATGAACACAGCAAACTCGAAGATACGTGTCTGAAACGGCTGTTGAACGCGATCAAGTACCGACCAGTGCCAGGTTTTAGATACTCCATACGTATTCTAGCCACAGTTATCATCGCTGCCACTGTGCTGTATATGGTAATTATGAttaagtaaataatatttgtcacttcatggtggagggactgtgaccgGAGGTGATACAAGCATTTGCAGGCAAAAGATTTGGTTGGTCGACCATTTACCATTATCTTATCACTGCTATGTAGATTTGCTTCTCGTACTTTTGAGTATATTTGAGAAAgtcaatacacacacacaacacaacacaacacaacacaacacaacacaacacacacacaacacaacacacacacaacacaacacacacacatatagaagcttataggcctatatatactagtatattatataaatgtactgatatatatatatatatatatatatatatatatatatatatatatatatatatatattgtttacattacTAAAAACGTTTAACAATCCTGAGAATCTACCTTTTTTACGTCGTGACAGGTGTGTGTGATAGAACTCTCTTACTTTGAAAATGTGAGAACTTGGCGGCAGACAATCGAGGAAAAAGTCTTGAATTGTTTAGTAGATACAGATGAATATTCCGCAATTGCATTAATATGGTACGATATCGTCACCTACTTAGAAGGTAGGTGAGCAGAATGTTGTAATTATGCGATAACATTAAAATTTGTTGGATTTAGAATGCTGCAGAATTTTAGCTACAGTCTTATCATAACCACAGTTCAGGGAAAACAGTACAAGATCAGACAGATGGGCTTTTATGTATTGACGAATAAATATGCAGGCACGCAGCCATTTTGACCCACGCATGGGTCATAGATGACAGAACATCGGAAAATCCTTTACGCAGACATTATGCAGACGAATTTGCAAGTTTTTTTTGTGAAGTTTACCCATATTCCAAGCTTGACTTCTGAACGTATAAACGACTTTTAAGCAAAGATTCAATGAATGGAAAGCCACTGTTAACGTGTAATGCGTTGCGGAATCACTTTCTATATTGCGTTGCGGGCTATAGGTCACGTCACACGCTCAACTGTACATGTCTTCTGGACTTTTGTGCGTAAGATATTGACATTGTTTCTCATAGATAAGTATCAAAAGGTATAACTATGGAATCACAATAATCAATGAGACATTAACTGTAATAAATATGAAAtccttttataaaaaaatagcCTTGACTGGGTGCCTATCAACCTGCCTCCACTCTTCCACACGGCTTTTATCAGCCGCCAAGAACAGTCTCCTCCATTTAATTAGTTCAGATGCTGATACCAATGCAAATGAGTATCACtctaacaaaacaaaactattcAATAATAATTAATCGCCTCTGATTTCACGAACATAAACTAACATTTCCCTCATCAGTGATTTTAATGACGTCATGCGGCGTGTCAGCCTTCATCGCCGTGGTCTTTCTGATCCAAACGATGACAACGTACAGGTGAGCGATAACTAACTACTGAACATATTAAGGagggtattttgtattttgttgcaGGCTTTTCAATGGTCAGTTACGTAATCaaatagaaatatgaaatagaaaaTTACGCTGAGTTTATTATGTTAAATAATAATCCTAGATCCCTAACTATAACAAGATTGCCTACGTTTTAAGCGTCTTTACAAATAGAGcaatatatttataatatgTTGCTCTCCAATATTAGAAAAAAGACAGAAACGGctagaaaatagaaaaacacAGAACTAGCCTGTTCTACTAAGACTACAGCTTACTTGTATGgatgtaaagtaaaaaaactaCAAATGACCCAATTactaccattttcagtaatagagcgcgaagccactgcagtgaactgcaataaaactgcttacactaattagtttcagctgtagccagctggcaaagtcgacaacattgtatgtcccatggaGACactttgtctggggaagttgaaataaaaaagatttgtacatggaccagtgcatggtaatgttacattgtatcttaatcttgaacacagggtgccaatcgtaaactctcatttacaacccgagcctcagacagagctagttttgcctttgtacaagcatactttttgtctgtatcaagtagccttgttcaacacaaaagtggccacggctacagctgaaactaattagtgtaagcagttttattgcagttcactgcagcggcttcgcgctctattactgaaaatggtagtAGAAGAAACACAACTTCTTTCTTCATCTAATATTTTCCTTCGATGCGAACCACCGCTCTTCTTTTCAAACTTGTTCTTTTGTTCTTTACCAGCATTTTTTTATCCGACACTCCGACATGTCTCAGTGATTGGCTAAGTGATTTACCCATTTTTTTCTAATTCAGGAATCATATGCTGAGATTATATCGCGGGGACAAGACCTTCCTCCCAAAGTCCGACGGAACGCCGAGTAGTGCAATGGTAAGATTTATAAAGTACTTATATGAGCATGTATATTTGTCAACTCCACAACTGAAATCACTTGGTAAATATAGTTTTGGCTACCAAAAATGTATGCAGAGcaatatttaaacaaatttcatgaaaacgcGACTTACGCTCAGGTGTTTATCTATGTTGTTCTTGTACGGTGATCAATAGCCTATATTCCTTCAAcattttaattaccttttacgGTAATTCCCATCTCAAATGAGAATGTTTTAAACTATTGCCTAAAccctttgtaactttcaaattcaagattAAACTCAAGGGTCCCCTTACAGAGTTTGACATTAAAGATTCACATTACCTAAAATCCATATATATTTGGAATACCGAAATTTTATTCTGTGGAAAAAATATAAAGTTAGATTTTCACAGAAACTAGATGGCGACAATTTTATTCACTCCATGGGCTCCAAAATGAACCCAAACAGGGAGcgtcagaagaaaaaaagacaaagatTTTAGTTTCCTAAAatatccccgaggcgcattctacgtcAAACATCTTTAAATATTAACTGAAAGACGAAATTTCCTCCTCAGGTTTCTTGTTTCAAGTATGGCGGCTACCAAATCGGCTTTCTtttatggggtaagttttttgAAACCATTTTCGGATTTACTTCACTAATTTCACTTTCATCGATATGAGAATTTCTTGTCGACTCACCTTCAGTTCACGTTCAGAGGTTCGGCGCTGCATCAATGAAAGGGGGTATGGCCCTGACTTTTAATTATCTGATTTttcttcaagaaaaaaaattcttctcctttcaaaaatttgttgaTACACAAAAAATTAACTTTACAAAAACAACGTTTACCTTATAACTTGTTGTGTGTAATGCGGAATGataattattattgttgacaaatacttTGAGCTCCTGAGTTAAACccgcttgtcaacaataacatcggGCTTTACACACAGAGGATTGTTAACTGATCACTAGTCATTCCGACATGATTTTGAGAGCAGAAAAAGAAATAGAATTTCACAATCAAAAAAggaataatgaaaaataaatacatcaGAAGTTACAGCTTCTCGAGTTTCAAAGTCGATGAAATACATCACATTCACATGAGACTGGAAACGAAGGACGTTGTGTTTCATCCGTAGGTTGTTTATATTTCCAGGTTTCCTGTGTTTACAGCTGACGATTGCATTGCTGATAGTATTCTTCTTATTTGAACTCGTTTTCGCGAAAAAGTTCAAATGGGAGTCATACTTT
This is a stretch of genomic DNA from Ptychodera flava strain L36383 chromosome 21, AS_Pfla_20210202, whole genome shotgun sequence. It encodes these proteins:
- the LOC139121832 gene encoding stimulated by retinoic acid gene 6 protein-like, whose translation is MATFSFLRKRKRLAQQCCHGRPAIPDSVNMLDEQRDRIGFLFAFGVTAFDVLNIFRGQKYADFGKTDPWVSVWVTALNVIIIVTMYLPMFTSISYANELVGSISALTYCTIVMALSSFVVCDGRPKWWEASGSKSDVLVFVFSVCYLIRHIVVIVQHICGRRKRKNWNSSIFDELHHVVYVRALFRKKKEDAIGDSSKLEDTCLKRLLNAIKYRPVPGFRYSIRILATVIIAATVLYMVCVIELSYFENVRTWRQTIEEKVLNCLVDTDEYSAIALIWYDIVTYLEVILMTSCGVSAFIAVVFLIQTMTTYRNHMLRLYRGDKTFLPKSDGTPSSAMVSCFKYGGYQIGFLLWGFLCLQLTIALLIVFFLFELVFAKKFKWESYFLRQVPTMTSTGIFGALVYMFQLIVSKYVYLQDDGNVIGVDNRRHYHISAFSLLYYNVVLGVFTCISRLLRSLVVGLVFLGRLDHSVLPRNHENLDPGHRAYIGFLKVEEAHTHPVLVTFCHLLQFSRDFKPGTSLDGKDVFNIPSSIDR